In Coriobacteriia bacterium, one genomic interval encodes:
- the lon gene encoding endopeptidase La: MSHLSETPVIPEILPLIPLRDLILFPSLVVPLFVGRERSIKALEEAMRGGHFVALATQKVPETSEPGPDDLYEIGCVASVLQELKLPDGTAKALVQGQQRFRILEFLQTEPFTLVRVELIDEVVKVDLETEALMRALVQDFEHAVEFGKPVPQEVLTAAAGIEGPGHLADFLTFHLNLKVDDKQEVLQALDPRERLEKVAHFMKKELEILELGSKIQNRVKEQMTKTQREYFLREQLKAIQQELGQYDETQAEVDEYTEKIRSAGMPEKVTEKALKELGRLEKMPAAGAETSVIRTYLDWLTGLPWTVESEEKLDLIAAKEILDHDHYGLDKVKERVLEYLAVHKLTDRMRGPILCFAGPPGVGKTSIGRSIAKALGREFIRVSLGGVHDEAEIRGHRRTYVGALPGRIIQSINQAGTNNPVFMMDEIDKVGADFRGDPTSALLEVLDPEQNYSFQDHYLEAPFDLSNVMFITTANMLDTIPAALRDRMEVIHFPGYTEEEKLHIAQDYLIPKQLMEHGLSAGKLVLDEGAVREIIRRYTREAGVRGLEREVAAVARQIARRVVEGKKGKTTVTARTIHKYLGPEKFSYGMLEEKDEVGLATGLVWTEVGGDVIFIEATKMAGKGNLILTGQLGDVMRESATAAVSYIRTRAKDLGIAENFQENLDLHIHVPAAAIPKDGPSAGITMATAIASVLTGCAVNREIAMTGEITLRGRVLPIGGLKEKLLAAHRAGIRTVLIPKDNVRDLELLPKPVREELKIVPVKTMDEVLDLALVASCRPRKNGRRKG, from the coding sequence ATGTCACACCTTAGCGAAACACCCGTGATCCCAGAAATACTGCCTCTGATCCCGCTCAGAGATCTGATTCTCTTCCCCAGCTTGGTGGTACCTCTATTCGTGGGTCGCGAGCGTTCGATAAAGGCGCTGGAAGAAGCAATGCGTGGCGGGCATTTTGTGGCGCTCGCGACTCAGAAGGTTCCCGAGACTTCAGAACCGGGCCCTGATGACCTCTACGAAATCGGATGCGTTGCTTCGGTCCTGCAGGAACTTAAGCTGCCGGACGGCACCGCGAAGGCGCTCGTGCAGGGTCAGCAGCGCTTTCGGATCTTGGAGTTCCTTCAGACTGAACCCTTCACGCTGGTTCGGGTCGAACTGATCGACGAAGTAGTGAAAGTCGATCTCGAGACAGAGGCGCTCATGCGGGCGCTTGTGCAGGATTTTGAACATGCGGTCGAGTTCGGCAAGCCGGTTCCACAGGAGGTGCTCACTGCGGCCGCCGGAATCGAAGGCCCCGGGCACCTTGCGGATTTTCTAACCTTCCACCTGAACCTGAAGGTTGACGACAAACAGGAAGTGCTTCAGGCGCTGGATCCCCGCGAACGCCTTGAGAAGGTCGCGCACTTCATGAAGAAGGAGCTCGAGATCCTCGAACTGGGCTCCAAGATCCAAAACCGCGTCAAGGAGCAGATGACCAAGACGCAGCGCGAGTACTTCCTCCGGGAGCAGCTTAAGGCGATCCAGCAGGAACTGGGTCAGTACGACGAGACTCAGGCCGAGGTCGACGAGTACACCGAGAAGATCCGCAGTGCCGGGATGCCCGAGAAGGTCACCGAGAAAGCGCTCAAGGAGCTGGGCAGACTTGAGAAGATGCCGGCCGCCGGCGCCGAGACCAGCGTGATCCGGACGTACCTCGACTGGTTGACAGGGCTTCCTTGGACCGTCGAATCAGAGGAGAAGCTGGATCTGATCGCCGCCAAAGAGATACTGGACCACGATCACTACGGCCTCGACAAGGTCAAGGAACGTGTGCTCGAATACCTAGCCGTTCACAAGCTGACAGACCGTATGCGCGGCCCCATCCTGTGCTTTGCGGGCCCTCCGGGTGTCGGTAAGACTTCCATAGGACGCTCCATCGCCAAGGCGCTCGGCCGAGAATTCATCCGCGTTTCTCTCGGCGGTGTCCATGACGAGGCGGAGATCCGCGGGCATCGGCGCACCTACGTTGGCGCTCTGCCCGGCCGGATCATCCAGTCGATCAACCAGGCGGGCACGAACAACCCTGTCTTCATGATGGATGAGATCGACAAAGTGGGAGCCGACTTCCGGGGAGATCCCACCTCGGCGTTGCTGGAGGTCCTGGATCCTGAGCAGAACTACTCGTTCCAGGACCACTACCTTGAGGCTCCGTTTGATCTTTCGAACGTGATGTTCATCACGACCGCGAACATGCTCGATACGATCCCGGCCGCGCTCAGGGACCGCATGGAAGTCATTCATTTCCCGGGTTACACGGAGGAGGAGAAGCTCCACATTGCACAGGACTATCTCATCCCCAAGCAGCTGATGGAGCATGGCTTGTCGGCGGGCAAGCTCGTCCTCGACGAAGGCGCCGTTCGCGAGATCATTCGCCGATACACTCGGGAGGCGGGAGTGCGCGGCCTCGAGCGCGAGGTCGCTGCTGTCGCCCGTCAGATCGCTCGCAGAGTCGTGGAGGGCAAGAAGGGCAAGACGACAGTGACGGCGCGCACCATCCACAAGTACCTGGGACCGGAGAAGTTCAGCTACGGCATGCTCGAAGAGAAGGACGAAGTGGGCCTGGCGACCGGGCTCGTCTGGACGGAAGTGGGCGGCGATGTGATCTTCATCGAGGCGACCAAGATGGCGGGCAAGGGCAACCTGATCCTCACCGGTCAGCTTGGCGATGTAATGCGGGAGTCTGCCACCGCCGCGGTGTCATACATACGTACGCGCGCGAAGGATCTCGGAATCGCCGAGAACTTCCAAGAGAACCTCGACCTGCACATCCATGTTCCCGCCGCTGCGATTCCCAAGGACGGGCCCTCGGCGGGTATCACCATGGCCACGGCCATCGCCTCGGTGCTGACGGGGTGTGCTGTGAACCGCGAGATCGCTATGACGGGGGAGATCACTCTGAGAGGTCGGGTGCTGCCCATTGGCGGCCTCAAGGAAAAGCTGCTTGCAGCGCACCGCGCCGGAATTCGGACCGTGCTGATTCCGAAGGACAACGTCCGCGATCTCGAACTGCTGCCGAAGCCTGTTCGCGAAGAACTCAAGATCGTGCCAGTCAAGACGATGGACGAGGTCTTGGACCTTGCACTGGTCGCCTCCTGCCGACCCAGGAAAAATGGTCGCCGGAAGGGATGA
- the trxB gene encoding thioredoxin-disulfide reductase: MSSERIEIAIIGGGPAGLAAALYASRGRAKTVVFERGIPGGQIVTTEWIENYPGFPKGLSGAELGDLMTKQAEEHGAVVRTFSPVDSLTVEDSGAFTLESDGESFEADCVILATGAVPRKLGVPGEAEFTGRGVSWCATCDGALFRDKVVAVIGGGDAAVEEAMFLTKFAARVHLVHRRGEMRATKCIQERCLANPKMEFHYHRVVTEIVGENGKVAGVRLESTNGDAEEYLPLNGVFIFVGIHPMNELVAELVGTDESGYIKVDHNGLTSVPGLFAAGDVTESQLKQVITAAAQGASAAFEALRYVDENAICPL; encoded by the coding sequence ATGAGTTCTGAACGCATAGAGATCGCCATCATCGGCGGCGGTCCGGCAGGGCTTGCCGCCGCCTTGTACGCCTCGCGCGGACGCGCGAAGACCGTGGTTTTCGAGCGCGGCATCCCTGGCGGACAGATCGTCACTACCGAGTGGATCGAGAACTATCCGGGCTTTCCAAAAGGACTGTCAGGCGCCGAACTCGGCGACCTGATGACCAAGCAGGCCGAGGAGCACGGCGCAGTCGTGCGGACGTTCTCACCTGTCGACTCGCTCACTGTCGAAGACAGCGGAGCCTTCACACTGGAGAGCGACGGCGAGTCCTTCGAGGCGGACTGCGTGATCCTGGCGACGGGCGCGGTTCCTCGCAAACTCGGCGTGCCGGGCGAAGCGGAGTTCACCGGGCGGGGTGTGTCCTGGTGCGCGACGTGTGACGGGGCGTTGTTCCGGGACAAGGTTGTCGCCGTCATCGGCGGAGGGGACGCAGCCGTCGAAGAGGCGATGTTCCTGACGAAGTTCGCCGCCCGCGTCCACCTCGTCCACCGACGCGGCGAAATGCGTGCGACCAAGTGCATTCAGGAGCGCTGCCTCGCCAACCCGAAGATGGAGTTCCATTACCATCGCGTCGTCACCGAGATCGTCGGCGAGAACGGCAAGGTCGCGGGAGTCCGGCTGGAATCAACAAACGGGGACGCGGAAGAGTATCTCCCGCTTAACGGCGTGTTCATATTCGTTGGCATCCATCCGATGAACGAACTCGTCGCCGAACTCGTGGGTACCGACGAAAGTGGGTACATCAAGGTAGACCACAATGGGCTGACGTCCGTGCCCGGCTTGTTCGCGGCGGGCGATGTGACTGAGTCCCAGCTCAAGCAGGTCATCACGGCGGCCGCGCAGGGTGCCTCGGCAGCGTTTGAGGCACTGCGCTACGTCGACGAGAACGCGATTTGTCCGCTTTAG
- the hypF gene encoding carbamoyltransferase HypF, with product MKALSLHITGIVQGVGFRPFVYNLALAHGLNGWVLNASDGVYALVEGDAETIAEFPRLLREHAPSMAVIDEIIAEEVEPEGLLGFEIRASHTEAGRMTLVSPDIATCPECVGELVSPGDRRYRYPFINCTNCGPRFTIIDDVPYDRPSTSMRDFPMCPECAAEYADPADRRFHAQPDACFVCGPRLYHVAEDGELPDDWRWSPECEVAPRPHRDRDAEAARSDAIIADTARRLRAGEVLAIKGLGGFHLACDATGAEAVAQLRSRKRRWVKPLAVMVRDLEAARAVAEVGPEEEALLTGAVRPIVLLRKRRETAAGAIAHDVTGDLGEIGVMLPYTPLHHLLLAEVGRPLVMTSGNLSDEPIATGNAEALSRLAPIADTFLLHDRAILSRYDDSVVRVVDGRTELVRRARGYAPYPLPLPFSADAGILAVGPEQKNTFTLISGSHAFVSQHIGDLENAETLESFEQTICLYERLFRVQPEIVAHDLHPEYLSTKWALATDLPKIGVQHHHAHIVSVTAEHGISDPVVGFAFDGTGYGADGCIWGGEVLIADWAGYERFAHLTYVPMPGGSAAIRRPARMAIGTLVTLGLLDHPGAAPLRSRLADGEEAMLLRMIERGVNSPLTSSMGRLFDTVAAIIGITDDARYEGEAAILLEAAADLAETGSYEFDLQRPAESGQPYVIDPTPVLSAALDDLSRGVPAPAISMRFHRAVVQCIVRLGKVAARHTGIRYAALAGGVFMNRIVLGEAIGELESAGLTPLTHVRLPMNDGAVSFGQAVVAWAQRHKA from the coding sequence GTGAAAGCGCTCTCGCTCCACATCACCGGGATCGTGCAGGGCGTCGGCTTTCGGCCGTTCGTCTACAACCTCGCACTCGCTCACGGCCTCAACGGCTGGGTGCTCAACGCCTCCGACGGCGTCTACGCGCTGGTCGAAGGCGACGCCGAGACGATCGCGGAGTTCCCACGCCTGCTGCGCGAGCACGCCCCCTCGATGGCCGTCATCGACGAGATCATCGCCGAGGAAGTCGAACCTGAGGGGTTGCTCGGCTTCGAAATCCGCGCCTCACACACTGAGGCAGGCCGGATGACACTGGTGTCGCCGGACATCGCAACGTGCCCTGAATGCGTCGGCGAGCTGGTTTCGCCGGGCGACCGGCGGTATCGATACCCGTTCATCAACTGCACGAACTGCGGACCGCGCTTCACTATCATCGACGACGTGCCCTACGACCGCCCGTCGACGTCGATGCGCGACTTCCCGATGTGCCCCGAGTGCGCCGCCGAGTACGCAGACCCAGCGGATCGCCGGTTCCACGCGCAGCCGGACGCATGCTTCGTATGCGGGCCACGGCTGTACCATGTCGCCGAGGACGGAGAACTGCCGGACGACTGGCGCTGGTCGCCGGAATGCGAGGTCGCGCCACGCCCCCACCGCGATCGCGACGCCGAGGCCGCGCGATCCGACGCCATCATCGCCGACACAGCGCGACGCTTGCGCGCGGGCGAGGTGCTCGCGATCAAGGGACTCGGCGGCTTCCACCTCGCGTGTGATGCCACCGGCGCCGAGGCGGTGGCGCAGCTGCGGTCCCGCAAGCGCCGCTGGGTGAAGCCGCTCGCGGTGATGGTGCGCGATCTGGAGGCTGCACGAGCGGTCGCCGAGGTGGGACCCGAGGAGGAGGCGCTGCTGACTGGGGCCGTGCGGCCGATCGTGCTGCTGCGCAAGCGACGCGAGACGGCAGCGGGCGCCATCGCCCACGACGTCACCGGCGACCTCGGCGAGATCGGCGTCATGCTGCCGTACACCCCGCTGCACCACCTGCTGCTGGCCGAAGTAGGCCGCCCGCTCGTGATGACATCCGGCAATCTCTCCGACGAGCCCATCGCGACAGGTAACGCCGAGGCGCTCTCGCGGCTCGCGCCTATCGCGGACACGTTCCTACTGCACGACCGCGCGATCCTGTCGCGCTACGACGACAGCGTCGTGCGCGTCGTCGACGGCCGCACCGAACTCGTGCGCCGGGCGCGCGGCTACGCGCCGTATCCCCTGCCGCTGCCGTTCTCGGCGGACGCGGGGATCCTCGCGGTGGGGCCGGAGCAGAAGAACACATTCACGCTGATCAGCGGCTCGCACGCGTTCGTGTCGCAGCACATCGGCGACCTCGAAAACGCGGAGACGCTTGAGAGCTTCGAGCAGACCATCTGCCTCTACGAGCGGCTGTTCCGCGTGCAGCCTGAGATCGTCGCGCACGACCTGCACCCCGAGTACCTCTCGACGAAATGGGCACTCGCGACCGATTTGCCCAAGATCGGCGTCCAACATCACCACGCGCACATCGTCTCCGTCACCGCCGAGCACGGCATCAGCGATCCGGTAGTCGGCTTCGCATTCGACGGCACCGGCTACGGCGCCGACGGCTGCATCTGGGGCGGCGAGGTCCTCATCGCTGACTGGGCCGGCTACGAGCGCTTCGCCCACCTAACGTACGTGCCGATGCCGGGCGGCTCAGCAGCCATCCGACGGCCGGCGCGCATGGCGATCGGAACGCTGGTCACGCTCGGGTTGCTCGACCACCCCGGCGCCGCACCACTGCGCTCCCGCCTTGCAGACGGCGAGGAGGCGATGTTGCTGCGCATGATCGAGCGCGGCGTGAACTCGCCGCTCACCAGCTCGATGGGCCGCCTGTTCGATACTGTTGCCGCCATCATCGGCATCACCGACGACGCTCGCTACGAAGGCGAGGCCGCCATCCTCCTCGAGGCCGCGGCCGATCTCGCCGAGACCGGCTCCTATGAATTCGACCTTCAGAGGCCTGCCGAGTCAGGGCAGCCGTACGTCATCGACCCGACGCCAGTCCTCTCGGCGGCGCTGGACGACCTCTCGCGGGGAGTACCCGCGCCAGCGATCTCAATGCGCTTCCACCGTGCAGTCGTGCAGTGTATAGTCCGGCTGGGTAAGGTTGCTGCGCGGCATACCGGCATTCGCTACGCAGCTCTCGCTGGAGGCGTGTTCATGAACAGGATCGTGCTTGGCGAGGCGATCGGCGAACTCGAGTCCGCAGGACTCACTCCCCTCACCCACGTACGCCTGCCGATGAATGACGGCGCCGTTTCATTTGGCCAGGCTGTCGTGGCTTGGGCACAACGGCACAAGGCTTGA
- the cbiQ gene encoding cobalt ECF transporter T component CbiQ, whose protein sequence is MPSIESGLYELGRLDQLAAQDTPAHRLDPRAKLITTLVFIVCVVSFDRYAVLPLLPFVIFPLVLAYEGNLPFSVIAKRVLIASPFALGIGIFNPLLDPILAGHIGPVPISAGWLSFISILERFVLSTSAALVLIGTTGLVGVCMAMERLGAPDVFVTQLMFLYRYIFVLAEEAMRMVRARALRSFEGRGMGMRAYGQMLGHLLLRTYARAQRVYDAMLCRGFDGHVRVMKRLRFTGRDWMFMVGWSALFVVFRLFNVPLLLGQIVTGLIA, encoded by the coding sequence GTGCCCAGCATCGAATCGGGTCTCTACGAACTCGGCCGTCTCGACCAGCTTGCGGCCCAAGACACGCCCGCGCACCGGCTGGATCCGCGGGCGAAGCTCATAACGACGCTCGTCTTCATCGTCTGCGTGGTGTCGTTCGACAGGTATGCGGTCCTTCCGCTCCTGCCGTTTGTGATCTTCCCGCTGGTACTCGCCTATGAGGGCAACTTGCCGTTTAGCGTCATTGCCAAGCGCGTCTTGATCGCCTCGCCGTTCGCGTTGGGCATCGGCATCTTCAACCCGCTCCTAGATCCCATCCTGGCCGGACACATCGGCCCCGTGCCGATAAGCGCCGGCTGGCTGTCGTTCATCTCGATCCTCGAGCGCTTCGTGCTCAGCACCTCGGCGGCACTCGTTCTGATCGGCACGACGGGACTTGTGGGCGTGTGCATGGCGATGGAGCGGCTCGGCGCGCCTGACGTCTTCGTGACCCAGCTGATGTTCCTGTACCGCTACATCTTCGTCCTCGCCGAGGAGGCCATGCGGATGGTCAGGGCCCGCGCGCTGCGATCGTTCGAGGGGCGCGGCATGGGGATGCGCGCGTACGGCCAGATGCTCGGTCACCTGCTGCTTCGCACGTACGCCCGCGCCCAGCGCGTGTACGACGCGATGCTTTGCCGAGGGTTCGACGGACACGTGCGCGTGATGAAGCGGCTGCGCTTCACCGGACGCGACTGGATGTTCATGGTGGGTTGGTCGGCGCTGTTTGTGGTATTCCGCCTGTTCAACGTCCCGCTGCTACTGGGACAGATAGTCACGGGGTTGATTGCATGA
- a CDS encoding ABC transporter ATP-binding protein encodes MSHHRISVADLGFSYPDGTIALDGVSFEITHGESVAIVGANGAGKSTLLMHLIGILSPTRGRVRIGDTPVTKNTLKDIRKSVGMVFQDPDDQLFMPTVYEDVAFGPMNLGLPPEEIDARVVSALERVNALHLRNRPPYRLSGGEKRAVSIATVLAMSPNALVLDEPSSNLDPQARRRLIGLLASFDHTKILATHDLDMALDLCGRTIVISNGKVAADGPTREIFADDTLLAACQLERPLVMQGCPICSARS; translated from the coding sequence ATGAGCCACCACAGAATCTCCGTTGCCGACCTCGGGTTTTCTTACCCTGACGGAACGATCGCACTCGATGGCGTTTCGTTCGAGATCACGCATGGCGAGTCCGTCGCGATCGTGGGCGCTAACGGCGCCGGCAAGTCCACGCTGCTCATGCACCTCATCGGCATCCTATCGCCGACGCGAGGCCGCGTTCGTATCGGCGACACACCAGTGACCAAGAACACGCTCAAAGACATCCGCAAATCGGTGGGGATGGTGTTTCAGGACCCCGACGATCAGCTCTTCATGCCGACGGTCTATGAAGATGTTGCCTTCGGACCGATGAACCTCGGTCTGCCGCCAGAAGAGATCGACGCCCGCGTAGTAAGCGCACTCGAACGTGTGAACGCACTACACCTCAGAAACCGTCCGCCGTACCGCCTTTCCGGCGGTGAGAAACGCGCCGTTTCGATTGCCACCGTGCTGGCAATGTCGCCAAACGCGCTGGTGTTGGACGAACCATCCTCAAACCTCGACCCGCAGGCCCGCCGACGCCTCATCGGACTGCTTGCCTCGTTCGACCATACCAAGATCCTCGCAACGCATGACCTCGATATGGCGCTCGACCTGTGCGGACGCACGATCGTTATCAGCAACGGGAAGGTCGCCGCCGACGGCCCAACGCGCGAGATCTTCGCCGACGACACACTCCTCGCCGCCTGCCAGCTCGAACGGCCGCTCGTGATGCAGGGCTGCCCGATCTGCTCGGCACGATCCTGA
- a CDS encoding cobalamin biosynthesis protein CbiM, giving the protein MHMADALLSPAVGGAMWVASAATAVYCAKKVREKGDSSKIPLMGVVAAFIFAAQMINFTIPGTGSSGHLGGGLILAVLLGPEAGFLAIASVLTVQCLFFADGGLLALGCNIFNLGVFPMFIAYPIFKRILGGKWSTGRVVAASIVGAEIGLLLGAFAVVLETTASGISSLPFGTFVLMMLPVHAAIALVEGLVTAAVILFVRQAQPEMLERSVADRSLVGMSLKPVILGLVAMALVTGIGLSWFASSNPDGLEWSIAKVTGSAELAEETSVAITEFAAEVQSKTAFLPDYGFKASDDAATETEGGATWPAVDAGTSTAGIVGGALTLGLAGLIGFALSKRRRGSPPADSGTGA; this is encoded by the coding sequence ATGCATATGGCGGACGCACTGCTGTCGCCAGCAGTCGGCGGGGCGATGTGGGTTGCCTCAGCGGCGACGGCGGTCTACTGCGCGAAGAAGGTGCGAGAGAAAGGCGACTCGAGCAAGATTCCGTTGATGGGAGTAGTTGCCGCCTTCATATTCGCGGCGCAGATGATCAACTTCACGATTCCGGGGACCGGATCCAGCGGTCACCTGGGAGGTGGTTTGATCCTCGCGGTCCTTCTGGGGCCTGAAGCGGGCTTCCTCGCGATCGCCTCTGTGCTGACCGTGCAGTGCCTCTTCTTCGCCGACGGGGGACTACTGGCACTCGGCTGCAACATCTTCAACCTTGGCGTCTTTCCGATGTTCATCGCGTATCCGATCTTCAAGAGAATTCTCGGCGGGAAGTGGAGTACCGGTCGGGTCGTGGCGGCTAGCATTGTCGGCGCGGAGATTGGTCTGCTACTCGGAGCGTTTGCAGTCGTGCTTGAGACCACGGCGTCCGGAATCAGTTCGCTTCCCTTTGGCACGTTTGTTCTGATGATGCTGCCGGTCCACGCTGCCATTGCTCTTGTCGAGGGTCTCGTGACCGCTGCTGTGATCCTGTTTGTGAGGCAGGCGCAGCCTGAGATGCTGGAGCGCAGTGTCGCGGACAGGTCGCTTGTAGGCATGAGTCTCAAGCCCGTCATCCTCGGGCTGGTAGCCATGGCTCTCGTAACGGGTATCGGACTGTCATGGTTCGCCTCTTCGAACCCAGATGGCCTTGAGTGGTCGATTGCCAAGGTGACCGGCAGTGCGGAGTTGGCCGAGGAGACCTCGGTGGCGATCACCGAGTTCGCGGCTGAGGTTCAAAGCAAGACTGCCTTCCTGCCCGACTATGGGTTCAAGGCCTCCGATGACGCTGCTACCGAGACGGAAGGCGGGGCCACGTGGCCTGCGGTCGATGCCGGTACCAGCACGGCGGGAATCGTCGGCGGTGCGCTGACTCTCGGGCTTGCGGGACTGATCGGGTTCGCGCTGAGCAAGCGGCGGCGCGGATCACCTCCAGCGGACAGTGGCACCGGCGCGTAA
- the trxA gene encoding thioredoxin yields the protein MADLIQVTDANFDTTVGGSDKPVVLDFWAPWCGPCRMMEPVLHEIAEEHGAIVVGKLNVDENPQVATKFDILSIPTLLVFVNGKVEKKIVGAVPKKKLLDELSSWIG from the coding sequence ATGGCAGACCTGATTCAGGTGACCGACGCCAACTTCGACACGACCGTCGGCGGCAGCGACAAGCCGGTCGTTCTCGACTTCTGGGCACCCTGGTGCGGCCCATGCCGCATGATGGAGCCCGTACTCCACGAAATCGCCGAGGAGCACGGCGCGATCGTCGTCGGCAAGCTCAACGTCGATGAGAACCCTCAGGTAGCGACCAAATTCGACATCCTGTCGATTCCCACGCTGCTCGTGTTCGTGAACGGCAAGGTCGAGAAGAAGATCGTCGGCGCCGTCCCCAAGAAGAAACTCCTCGACGAGCTTTCCTCCTGGATCGGCTAA
- the nikR gene encoding nickel-responsive transcriptional regulator NikR: MPEVVRFSISTDERLLERFDALSAEKGYVNRSEAIRDLIRNALVEEQWSLGEAEAVGTVTLVYDHHFSDLGDKLTEHQHSHHDAVVSTLHIHLDAHNCLEVVVLRGKASEIKHLADGLIGTKGVKHGKFVATTTGNDLV, encoded by the coding sequence ATGCCGGAAGTCGTGCGATTCAGCATTTCCACCGACGAGCGCCTCTTGGAGCGATTCGACGCCCTCTCGGCCGAGAAGGGCTACGTCAACCGCTCCGAAGCGATTCGCGATCTCATCCGCAACGCGCTGGTCGAAGAGCAGTGGTCTCTGGGCGAGGCCGAGGCCGTCGGCACCGTCACCCTTGTCTACGACCACCACTTCAGCGACCTCGGCGACAAGCTCACCGAGCACCAGCACTCCCATCACGATGCAGTCGTCTCAACACTCCATATCCATCTTGATGCTCACAACTGCCTGGAAGTCGTTGTGCTCCGCGGCAAGGCCAGCGAGATCAAACACCTTGCGGACGGTCTTATCGGCACCAAGGGCGTGAAGCACGGCAAGTTCGTGGCGACCACCACCGGCAACGATCTCGTTTAG